The Silvibacterium dinghuense DNA window TGCGATAGACACGCGGCGCATTCTCCTTGAGCCAGGAGAGCAGGGTGGGCCCGAAGTTGAAGCTGATCCAGCCGTAGTTGTTCAGGATGCGGACGATGCGGTTCTCCGCATTGACGATGCGCGCGGCGCCGTTCGGCGCATAGCACTCCGCGGTGATGCGCTCATTCCAATCGTGATAGGGAGCGGCCGAGTCCTGTGTTTCGACGGTCTCGAGCCATGGGTTCTCGCGTGGCGGCTGATAGAAGTGGCCATGAATGCAGAGATAGCGCTCGGGTGCGGGCATGGTAGGGGAGATTCCTCAGAGACATTATCGCCTGTTCCCCGGCAAGCCTGAGCCTGGGCATTTCTCCCCGAATATTTCTTCTCTGCGAGTGCTCCTTCTGCTCTGTTTGCGCCTGGCGCGGTTTATTGCAAAGCTGCATGTTTGCCTGGTTGCAGGCAATATGTAACTGAAATAGTTGCAAAATGGCCGCTTATTCCGGCGGTGGAGACGCCGATCCGGCAAGATCGCAGGCGCGCCATAAATACCAGCTCGCCACCGAGCGCCATGGGCGCCAGCGTTCGCCGCGGCGCAGCATTTCTGCCGGCTTGGCCAGCATGGAGGCGTCGAAGGGCTTGCTCTTCGGCAGGCGCTTGAAGGTGAGTGCGAATCCCTTGCGCACACCATAGTCGCTGACCGGAAAGACATCGGAGCGCCCGAGACGAAAGATCAGCAGCATCTCGACCGTCCATGGTCCGATGCCGCGTACCGAGGTGAGCCGCGCGAGGATCTCTTCATCGGAAAGACGACGGATTTGTGTGAGCGTTGGCACGGTGCCGTCGATGGTCTTCGCCGCGAGGTCGCGCAGTGCGAGAAGCTTACCCGCAGAAAGCCCGCAGCCGCGCAGGGCCTCTTCCGGCGCAGCGAGTATCTGTTCCGGTGTCGGGTGATATTCGCCAAACCAGGTGATGAGCCGCTTGAGGATTGCGGCCGCGGCCTTGCCGTGCAGCTGTTGATAGATGATCGACTCGAGCAGCGCCTCGAAGGGGGAATGCTGGCTCTTGACCCGCAGCGTATACGGGCCGGCGCGGGCGATCAGTTCACCCAGTTTCGGATCGGCTTCGGCCAGCTCACGGCAGGCCTGAACAATGTCATAGCGCGGGGCACGGCGTCCGTCATTCATGGAAATCAGGGTATCGCGGGGAGCAGTCTGCTGCGGGTGCGGCCTTGTGCGTGGTTTTGTATTTCAGATTGGCGACCGAAGCAGTCGCTGTTTCCTAAGTAGAAGTATCGAAAACTTTTTTGCATTTCTTTGTCCTTGGCTCTTGCAGAGTGACTTGATTTGCCTGCTATAGTGTTGCTTCATTTTTGAGCGGTGCGTTACGGGCTGCGAAAGACAAGCGCAGCCGGAGTGCCGAAGAACGCTCTCAACGCGGGCGTGGCAGGCTTCTGGTACTCGAAACACTTTAAGGAGTTCGAGGAAGCAGGGAAGCAATTCATGGCGCAGATCTTCGACCGTAGCTCCAACGCGCTGGCCCGCATGAGTCTGGTTCTTACTGGCTTCATCATCATTGCCCTGGGCGTGACACTCGATACCTTGCAGCGCTCCCCCTGGGTGACGCGGCAGGGACAGCGCGCCGACCAGCCCGTGCCATTCAGCCATAAGCATCACGTGCAGGGCCTTGGCCTGCAGTGCCAGTACTGTCACGTTTCCGTCGAGAAGTCGAGTTATGCGGGCATTCCGCCGACGCGCACGTGTATGAACTGCCATGCGCAGATCTGGACCAACGCCGATCTGCTCGAGCCGGTGCGGCAGAGCTGGGCCACGGGTCAATCGATCGTGTGGACCAAGGTGCACGATCTGCCTGACTACGTCTACTTCAACCACGAGATCCACGTGAACAAGGGCATGGGCTGTTCGAGTTGTCATGGCCGCGTCGACGAGATGCCCATCATGTATCAGCAGAACACGCTGCAGATGGAGTGGTGCCTCAACTGCCATCGCAATCCGGGGAAGAATATCCGCCCCACGAGCGAGATCTACAACATGGCGTGGAAAGGCGCATCGGAGTTGAATCCCGTGTGGTGCGCAGCCGCGGACAAGAAGACCGGCACGCCGACGGCGCAGTCGGTGACCTGCACCACCAGCGATCCTTCCTCCAGCGGAGGCGATCCGCAGCTGGCATCGTTGAAGCTTTCGCCCGCGCTCTTTGCGCAGGCTCAGATGCCGGCGCAGGTGAGCGATACTCCAGCGACGATGCTGCCCGCCTCCAGCCTGCACTATACGAAGTTCACCAGCCAGGAAGCGCTTGGCGGCTTCCTCATCGAGCACTACAACATCCGTTCTTCGCGTGAACTGTCGAGCTGCGAGGTATGCCACCGATGAACGATGCCATGACAAAAAATCACGGCGTGGATGGGCCTGACATGCAGAAGGGAACAACAACGCTCACGCTGGCCGAGGTGCGGCAGAAGCTCGCCGGGCAGAAGGGCAAGCGCTACTGGCGCTCGATCGACGAACTTGCCGGCACGCCGGAGTTCGACGCAGCGGTGGCCGAAGAGTTTCCGCAGCACAGCTCGGAGTGGATCGATCCAGTCTCGCGTCGCGGCTTCCTCAAGCTGATGGGCGCATCGATGGCGCTGGCCGGTCTTGCCGGCTGCACCAAGCAGCCCGACGAGCCGATCTATCCATACGTCAAGGCGCCGGAGGATCTGGTCCTTGGCAAGCCGATGTACTTCGCGACGGCCTTTCCGTTTCCGACCGGCGCCGTACCGCTTCTGGTCAAGAGCGATGCATATCGTCCCATCAAGGTCGATGGCAATCCCGAGCATCCTTACAACCAGGGCGGCTCCGATCCGCTGACCCAGGGAACGCTGCTCGATCTCTACGATCCCGACCGTTCACAGAAAGTCTATTACCGCGATGAGACGCGCGAGTGGGCTGCGTTTCTTGCGACCTTCCGCGCGGCTGTGGCGGAGAGAAAATCATCCGGCGGCGCTGGACTTTATTTCCTGACCGGCACGGTTACTTCGCCGACCTTCGCTGCGCAGTGGAAGAAGGCGCAGGCTGCATATCCGCAGGCGAAGCTGGTGCAGTATGACCCGGTGAATCGCGACTCTGCATATGCGGCTTCGAAGGCTGCCTTCGGGGACTACGCCGATGCGCAGTACAAGCTCGATGCGGCGGATGTGATCCTTTCGCTCGACGCGGACTTTCTCTCCGGTGCAACGCATCCCGGCTTCCATCGTCTATCGAAGGACTATGCGAATCGCCGCCGTCTCGAAAAAAACGATGATGGCATGAATCGCCTCTATGTGGTCGAAAGCATGACCACGACCACAGGGCTCAAGGCCGAGCACCGTCTCGCACTGCGTGCGAGCGATATCGCAGGATTTGCCGCAGCGTTGGCGGCTGGCCTCGGCGCGGGCTCGGCGCCTGCGGGCTATGCGTGGTCCGATGACGCACAGAAGTTCCTTAACTTCGCAACCAAAGACCTGAAGGCGAATGCCGGCAAGTGCGTGGTGATTCCCGGCGAGCAGCAGCCGGCGAGCGTACATCTGGCGGCCATGGCCATCAACGATGCGCTCGGCAATGTCGGCAAGACCGTTGTCTACACCGAGACCGTCAACCCGATGCCGACGATCCAGGGCGACGAGCTGAAGGCACTGGTCGCGGACATGAATGCCGGCAAGGTGGAGTGGCTGGTGATTCTCAATGCGAACCCGGTCTACTCCGCTCCAGCCGATCTCGAATTCGAGAATGCGCTGGGCAGGGTGAAGGCCAGCGCGCATCTCGGTTTGCACCGCGATGAGACGGGTCTCGCGACCGACTGGCATATCAACGGAACGCATTACCTTGAGTCGTGGTCGGATGCGCGTGCTTATGACGGTACGGCGTCGATCGTGCAGCCGCTCATCAGTCCGCTTTACGGCGGGCACTCGGCGCATGAAGTCGTGCAGTCGCTGCTCGATGATCCTGATACATCGGCGTATGACGCAGTGCGCGCCAACTGGGCTGCGCAGGCTGCCGGCAAGCCGGGCGATGCGGATTTCGGCTGGCGCAAGCTGCTGCATGACGGCTTCATCGCGAATACGGCCTACACGCCGAAAGGCGGCAGCGGCAAGGCATCGATTCCGGCTCCCGCAGCGCAGGCCGCAGGCGACGCGCTCGAGGTCGTCTTCCGCCCTGACTACGGTGTCTATGATGGCCGCTTCGCTAACGTCGGCTGGTTGCAGGAGATTCCGCGCCCGGTGACGAATCTTTCCTGGGATAACGCGGCACTGATGAGCTATGCGACGCTCGAGAAGATCGGCGCCAGCGAGCACGATGTGCTTGAAATCACCGTAGGCAGCTACAAGGTGCTGGCTCCCGCGCTCGCTGTGCCCGGTCATGCGGACGGGCAGATCACGCTGCATCTCGGACAGGGCCGCAAGATGGGCCGCGTGGCCGGCGGGGTTGGCTTTAACGCCTACCAGGTTCGCACCTCGGACGCGGTGCTTTTCGCTCCGGTGAGTAAGGTCCGCAAGACGGGCGATGTGTGGGGATTCGCCGTGACCAAGAGCCACTACATCGATCAGCGCTCGGTCAGTGTTGGCGGCGACGGCAGCGGTACGCATTCGATCGAAGGCAATGAGGCGCTCGACCGCGGCATCATCCGCTACGCGACGCTCGAGGAGTACAAGGCGCATCCCGGCTTCGCGCACGAGGGCGAAGGCCACGAAACGCCCGAGCCCACCAGCAGTATGTTCCCGGCTTACCGCTATGACAAAAATGCCTGGGGCATGTCGATCGACATGAACTCCTGCGTAGGCTGCAACGCCTGCGTGGTGAGCTGTTATGCGGAGAACAACAATGCGGTCGTCGGTAAGCACCAGGTGACGATGGGCCGCATCATGCAGTGGATCCGCATCGACACCTATTACGAGGGCGATCTGGCTGCGCCGCGCGCGCATCTGCAGCCCATGACCTGCCATCACTGCGAGAATGCTCCCTGCGAACAGGTCTGCCCTGTGGGCGCGACGGTGCATACGCCCGAAGGGCTGAACATGATGGTCTACAACCGCTGCGTGGGCACGCGCTACTGCTCGAACAACTGCCCCTACAAGGTGCGCCGCTTCAACTTCCTGCTCTTCTCCGATTTCGAGACCGAGAGTCTGAAGCTCGGCCGTAATCCCGATGTGACCGTGCGTTCGCGCGGCGTGATGGAGAAGTGCAGCTACTGCGTGCAGCGCATCAACGCAGCCAAGATCGAAGCGGACAAGGAAAACCGCGATATCCGCGACGGCGAGGTGGTGACCGCGTGCCAGCAGGCCTGCCCCACCGATGCGATTGTCTTCGGCAATATCAACGACGGCGCCAGCCGCGTGACCAAGCTGAAAAAGGGGTTGCGCACATATGGTGTGCTGGCCGACCTCAATACCCGGCCACGCACCACATATATCGCAGAGGTGCTTAACATCAACCCGGAGCTGGCCGCGGCGCGCGGCGAGTCCACCGGCGACTCGAGTGAAGGGTAAGGGGGCTGAGCCATGGCGACAAAAGAACCCTTGAATGATCCGATGCTCGACCCGGTCACCGGCGAATACGTGACGGTGGCCCCAGGCCACACCTTCAAGTCGGTCACCGAGAAGATCTCGAACATCGTATTGACGCCGCACACCCCGCTCGGCTGGCTTGCCGGTTTTGTGCTAGCCGGCGGCTTCGTGGGCATGCTGCTCACCGCCGTCACCTGGCTCTTCCTGCGCGGCGTCGGTATCTGGGCTATCACCATCCCGGTCGCCTGGGGCTTTGCCATCATCAACTTTGTATGGTGGATCGGTATCGGCCACGCGGGCACGCTGATCTCCGCCATCCTGCTGCTCTTCAAGCAGGGGTGGCGCAATTCCATCAACCGCTTCGCCGAAGCCATGACCATCTTCGCCGTGGTCTGCGCCGGTATGTTCCCGCTGATTCACGTCGGCCGCCCATGGCTGGGATATTGGCTCTTCCCCTATCCCAACACCATGAATGTCTGGCCGCAGTTCCGCTCGCCGCTGCTGTGGGACGTCTTCGCGGTCTCGACCTACGCGACCATCTCGGTCGTCTTCTGGTACATCGGCATGGTGCCCGACCTGGGCACGCTGCGCGACCGCTCAAAATCGAAGCTCGGACAGTATGTGTACGGGCTCGCGGCGCTCGGATGGCGCGGCTCGGTACGTCACTGGGTACGGTATGAGACGGCCTCGCTGCTGCTGGCCGGTCTGGCGACGCCGCTGGTGCTTTCGGTGCACACGGTCATCAGCTTCGACTTCGCCGTGGCGCTGCTGCCTGGCTGGCATACCACCATCTTCCCGCCCTACTTCGTGGCCGGCGCCGTGTACTCGGGCTTCGCCATGGTCATCACGCTGGCCGTGCCGATTCGCAAGTTCTATCACCTGGAAGACCTGATCACCCTGCGCCACATGGACAACATGGCCAAGGTGATGCTGACCACCGGTCTCATCGTGGCTTACGGCTACGCCATGGAAGTCTTCATGTCGTACTGGTATTCCGGCAGCCACTGGGAATACTTCATGATGTGGAACCGCATGTTCGGGCCGATGGGCTGGTCGTACTGGGTGCTCA harbors:
- a CDS encoding cytochrome c3 family protein; the encoded protein is MAQIFDRSSNALARMSLVLTGFIIIALGVTLDTLQRSPWVTRQGQRADQPVPFSHKHHVQGLGLQCQYCHVSVEKSSYAGIPPTRTCMNCHAQIWTNADLLEPVRQSWATGQSIVWTKVHDLPDYVYFNHEIHVNKGMGCSSCHGRVDEMPIMYQQNTLQMEWCLNCHRNPGKNIRPTSEIYNMAWKGASELNPVWCAAADKKTGTPTAQSVTCTTSDPSSSGGDPQLASLKLSPALFAQAQMPAQVSDTPATMLPASSLHYTKFTSQEALGGFLIEHYNIRSSRELSSCEVCHR
- a CDS encoding DNA-3-methyladenine glycosylase family protein, translating into MNDGRRAPRYDIVQACRELAEADPKLGELIARAGPYTLRVKSQHSPFEALLESIIYQQLHGKAAAAILKRLITWFGEYHPTPEQILAAPEEALRGCGLSAGKLLALRDLAAKTIDGTVPTLTQIRRLSDEEILARLTSVRGIGPWTVEMLLIFRLGRSDVFPVSDYGVRKGFALTFKRLPKSKPFDASMLAKPAEMLRRGERWRPWRSVASWYLWRACDLAGSASPPPE
- a CDS encoding TAT-variant-translocated molybdopterin oxidoreductase; the protein is MTKNHGVDGPDMQKGTTTLTLAEVRQKLAGQKGKRYWRSIDELAGTPEFDAAVAEEFPQHSSEWIDPVSRRGFLKLMGASMALAGLAGCTKQPDEPIYPYVKAPEDLVLGKPMYFATAFPFPTGAVPLLVKSDAYRPIKVDGNPEHPYNQGGSDPLTQGTLLDLYDPDRSQKVYYRDETREWAAFLATFRAAVAERKSSGGAGLYFLTGTVTSPTFAAQWKKAQAAYPQAKLVQYDPVNRDSAYAASKAAFGDYADAQYKLDAADVILSLDADFLSGATHPGFHRLSKDYANRRRLEKNDDGMNRLYVVESMTTTTGLKAEHRLALRASDIAGFAAALAAGLGAGSAPAGYAWSDDAQKFLNFATKDLKANAGKCVVIPGEQQPASVHLAAMAINDALGNVGKTVVYTETVNPMPTIQGDELKALVADMNAGKVEWLVILNANPVYSAPADLEFENALGRVKASAHLGLHRDETGLATDWHINGTHYLESWSDARAYDGTASIVQPLISPLYGGHSAHEVVQSLLDDPDTSAYDAVRANWAAQAAGKPGDADFGWRKLLHDGFIANTAYTPKGGSGKASIPAPAAQAAGDALEVVFRPDYGVYDGRFANVGWLQEIPRPVTNLSWDNAALMSYATLEKIGASEHDVLEITVGSYKVLAPALAVPGHADGQITLHLGQGRKMGRVAGGVGFNAYQVRTSDAVLFAPVSKVRKTGDVWGFAVTKSHYIDQRSVSVGGDGSGTHSIEGNEALDRGIIRYATLEEYKAHPGFAHEGEGHETPEPTSSMFPAYRYDKNAWGMSIDMNSCVGCNACVVSCYAENNNAVVGKHQVTMGRIMQWIRIDTYYEGDLAAPRAHLQPMTCHHCENAPCEQVCPVGATVHTPEGLNMMVYNRCVGTRYCSNNCPYKVRRFNFLLFSDFETESLKLGRNPDVTVRSRGVMEKCSYCVQRINAAKIEADKENRDIRDGEVVTACQQACPTDAIVFGNINDGASRVTKLKKGLRTYGVLADLNTRPRTTYIAEVLNINPELAAARGESTGDSSEG
- the nrfD gene encoding NrfD/PsrC family molybdoenzyme membrane anchor subunit; the protein is MATKEPLNDPMLDPVTGEYVTVAPGHTFKSVTEKISNIVLTPHTPLGWLAGFVLAGGFVGMLLTAVTWLFLRGVGIWAITIPVAWGFAIINFVWWIGIGHAGTLISAILLLFKQGWRNSINRFAEAMTIFAVVCAGMFPLIHVGRPWLGYWLFPYPNTMNVWPQFRSPLLWDVFAVSTYATISVVFWYIGMVPDLGTLRDRSKSKLGQYVYGLAALGWRGSVRHWVRYETASLLLAGLATPLVLSVHTVISFDFAVALLPGWHTTIFPPYFVAGAVYSGFAMVITLAVPIRKFYHLEDLITLRHMDNMAKVMLTTGLIVAYGYAMEVFMSYWYSGSHWEYFMMWNRMFGPMGWSYWVLITCNIALPQLMWFRAVRRSVPAMFIMSFIVNTGMWFERFVIVVTSLYRDYLPSSWGTYRATKWDYATFAGTLGLFTLLFLLFVRFLPMIPMSEIRMMLPQAKVRAEGEPLPEAGD